The sequence GAGTTCTCATTAGAAATTAGTAGTATTGCATTTTTGTTTAGCTCTAGTTTGCCGAGAAATTTGGGTTCCTGTAAATGTAACCATTTGGTGCTAGTGATCTAATTTTATGGTCTAGTTTTCCGATTAACTTCCTGGGAGAGATTGGGCGTAGGGCAGGTGCAGGGGTTAGGGGTGAACGAGAAGAAAAGAAATGCAATTACTCGGTCAGTCCGTTAATTGGCCGATTTGTGTTAGTCCTACCATAACTTAATTTTGTGATCTAATTATAATTATCTTGGATCCTTCTGAAGTTGTGCACATGGAATGAGTCATGAAACAGCTCAGATTCAGAGTTCAGCTCAGTGTCATTTCTCCTACTTGATAAGCAATAATGGGTCTACTCAGTATCATCcgcaaaatcaaaatcaaacgcAAGGAGAAGGAGATGCGCATTCTCATGGTGTATGAATTCTGAACCTGCTGCctgttttttcattttttttaaccgTTATTCAGGAAATCATAGGTTTATTTTATGCATCTTCTGATCTTAACGCCTGTTAATTAGTTTCAATGTTTGTTCACTTGCTGAAGGGGTCTTGACAATTCAGGAAAGACAACAATAGTGTTAAAAATCAATGGTGAAGACACCAGTGTTATCAGTCCAACACTTGGCTTCAACATTAAAACCATCAATTACCAGAAGTATGTTCTTATCGTAAGCTGTtacttattaaaaatttatgttagATTGATTGCATTCTTTTGATTTTTGCTTACATTTGAAGCTAGTTCCCCAGGAAAATGACAAGGGTTTATTGAAATTTAGTGTACTTATGGACGAACGTGGTATTGATTGTAGGTACACTTTGAATATATGGGATGTTGGTGGGCAGAAAACCATAAGGTCCTATTGGAGGAACTATTTTGAGCAAACTGATGGGTTGATTTGGGTGGTCGATAGTTCAGATATCAGAAGGCTGAAcgattgcaaatatgagttggATAATCTTCTGAAAGAAGAGGCTTGCTCTCTCTATCCCGTGCATTGTTTCTTCCATTTCTTGATGGCTGTACAGAATCTTTTAGTCCTAATGaaaaattgagttttataatTTGTTTGGTGCCTGCATTTTTTAGTTTTCTCCCTTGCTTTTGTAGATCAAGTCCATAAAGTTGTGGGAAATGGGATTATTTTACTTTGAGATTAATTCATGCTATTAGTCTACTACAATATTCCTGCTTGCACTTTGGTGTTGCTGATGTTGGATTACAGCTATTGCCACATGTTGCCTTCTAGTGCTGTACAACTATTGGAATACGTTCTCAGGATGCAATAGCAGGCCTGCTTGAGTTGATAAATAGCTACCTGTGGCACGTGACAGTgatttgcatgaaaaattatGGCTGAAGTACGGaaccaagaaaatattttggattACATCATTTCTCTAGATtgtgcaaatattttggattgcATCATTTCTCTAGATTGTGTTTATTCATCAGTGGTCCATAAATTTTACATCCTATGAAGATGTACggttaataaatattaaagatAAACTTCCCTTGATAGTGCATTTCCATCTTTCGCCTTTCCACTGCTTCTTTTCTGCAACACCTGATTTTCTGTTATTTACAGAGGCTATCAGGAGCATCGTTGTTGATTTTTGCTAATAAGCAAGATATACAAGGTTCTCTGTCACCAGATGAGATAGCTAAGGTAATGAGATGATGTAATGGAAATTTAAGTTAAttgtatgttatttatttatttgtttaaaatgtGGATTTATTTATCACATACATGGTGTGTCGatgaaacttatttttttttataaagtgtaGTCTCACTTTAATGCCCTTGTGCGACAGAAATTAAATAATGGAAAGATATTTCTATTTCCGATATACTGATCTTGTGGCTGTTGACTTTTTCTTCAACTTCCCTGGTTTTTCCTGTGGCACggtggaaataaatattttactgcacTATATGAAATTCTTCAAGTTTTTTTTGGATGAAATGAATTTCAATTAAGACTACGTATCCTTCATTCAGGTGCTCAACTTGAAGCAATGGATAAAACCAGACATTGGAGAATTGTGGGATGTAGCGCATATACCGGGGAACGACTCCTTGAAGGATTTGATTGGTTGGTTCAAGACATTGCCTCTAGAATTTACGTGCTCGATTAAATGATGCTCGGAGTTGGACCTGATGGAAATGCACTATCAAGGGAAGTTTatctttaatatttattaaccGTACATCTTCATAAGATGTAAAATTTATGGACCACTGATGAATAAACACAATCTAGAGAAATGATgcaatccaaaatatttgcacaATCTAGAGAAATGATGTaatccaaaatattttcttggttCCGTACTTCAGCCataatttttcatgcaaatcACTGTCACGTGCCAAAGGTAGCTATTTATCAACTCAAGCAGGCCTGCTATTGCATCCTGAGAACGTATTCCAATAGTTGTACAGTACTAGAAGGTAACATGTGGCAATAGCTGTAATCCAACATCAGCAACACCAAAGTGCAAGCAGGAATATTGTAGTAGACCTAATAGCATGAATTAATCTCAAAGTAAAATAATCCCATTTTTTGGGTGCATATTTGAAGAAATGACAATTCCCACAACTTTATGGACTTGATCTACAAAAGCAAGGGAGAAAACTAAAAAATACAGGCACCAAACAAattataaaactcaatttttCATCAGGACTAAGAGATTCTGTACAGccataaattaaagaaatggaAGAAACAATGCACGGGATAGAGACAGCATGCCTCTTCTTTCAGAAGATTATccaactcatatttgcaatcaTTCAGCCTTCTGATATCTGAACTATCGACCACCCAAATCAACCCATCAGTTTGCTCAAAATAGTTCCTCCAATAGGACCTTATGGTTTTCTGCCCACCAACATCCCATATATTCAAAGTGTACCTACAATGAATACCATGTTCGTCCATAAGTACACTAAATTTCAATCtgttcataataaattttataattccaAAATCTGCGTtacaatttaatataattttaaaaaatttatttgacaatttaattatcattttatttttataaatttatggcaaaaaagaaagaaaaatcaaaaaagtaattatttaatttattaaatttagaaCTACATGTGACACTTATAAAACAAACCAAAtactcaaaaaatttgaaaaacaataaactaatattggttattttttaaaaacccaaaattactacaattaacaaattaaaaatccaACATGTTCCAAACCGTGTTTCCATATCAAACGATAGGGtttaggatttttatatattggggacaattaagtcatttgtggtgttttttatcattaaattaaaattatcacatctcataaaagagatattttatccttgtataaaaGTATTTATCACGGGCCCATGATATTATCATGATCTTTCTAAAAAGGTACCAAACGTGAGATAaagaggattatttatcaatccctCTTTTATCcagtgtaccaaactatacctaaGTAAATATTATATAGTCGATGCAGGCTTTCGTAACACGTCAGATTTCCTTGCTCCATACAAAGGACAAAAATATCATTTGCCGACTTCCTACGTGCCTCTGATGATTATGAAGCATTCAATCATCTACATTCATCGTTGCGTTGCACTATTGAATGatcttttggaaaaaaattgtcATGCTAACTGATATGCATGTCAATATTATGTGgccaaattaaatcaaattgcTCTTGTTTCGGCCACAATGGCgattcacaatttttttttttttaagaaagacTTGGAGGATGATGATTTTATTGAGTATGAAAATAATGCAGACTGCTATAAGATGATACGACTGAAGTTAGTAGTCATGGTGGTGAAAGTTTATCTCCACAAAGTGAAGAGACAATGAATAAAATAAGAGATGATATATCATATATGCacatgagtaggtcttttgtgagacggtctcacgaatctttatctgtgagacgggtcaaccctaccgatattcataataaaaaataatgtttttagcataaaaagtaatacttttttagggatgacccaaataagatatccgtctcacaaaatacgacccgtgagaccgtctcacacaagtttttgcctatgcACAGCTATTGCATTTCGAAGGGTTGATATCCTCATCATTTGAACTTATCAACTCAGGACctcattttaatttatggatgtttgcttccaaatattattgttaaaatttatataaaagtgGAAGGATTTGTATGTAGtcattttttgaaaaagtaTGCATATAATTCATATGTTTAAAcaaataatagtttttttttatgctcaaaTCACGGGCTTTTTATTAGATTTAATCtatagaatttaaataaaatttaatctattaaatttatttaaattctatATAACATGAGAATAAAatgtttaacataaaaaaattagatgagCAACCAATgtgttttttattaattaagatgactttataaatttaatatttttaattcaaatttagaaatatcatataaataaataaaattttgatttttttttctttaatggaGTCTAACGTTAAgcaaacaaaatatatatatatataaaaatttaattaataattataaatatttttggaacatatattatgaattatttttgttatattacAAGCAACTAAATCTTTTTCATACAAATcattcttaatttctttttgTCATCGATATATTTGATTAGAAATAGGagatttatatttgattttaaaatttgttttcaaacgTTTTTAGACAGTTGAAAATGTTTATCGAATGGTTAAAAATATGAACCACTTGAATAGTGCGGAAAACGGTTCAAAATTTCTAATGATATCTTCAGCCAGTTGACTGGCTTGTTAACAAGAAACGGTTTGAAATGTAAATACTCGCAGAAAGTAAAGACACATGATTTttacggatgttcggagataaa comes from Primulina huaijiensis isolate GDHJ02 chromosome 5, ASM1229523v2, whole genome shotgun sequence and encodes:
- the LOC140976243 gene encoding ADP-ribosylation factor-like protein 2 isoform X4; amino-acid sequence: MGLLSIIRKIKIKRKEKEMRILMVYTLNIWDVGGQKTIRSYWRNYFEQTDGLIWVVDSSDIRRLNDCKYELDNLLKEERLSGASLLIFANKQDIQGSLSPDEIAKVLNLKQWIKPDIGELWDVAHIPGNDSLKDLIGWFKTLPLEFTCSIK
- the LOC140976243 gene encoding ADP-ribosylation factor-like protein 2 isoform X2, coding for MGLLSIIRKIKIKRKEKEMRILMVGLDNSGKTTIVLKINGEDTSVISPTLGFNIKTINYQKYTLNIWDVGGQKTIRSYWRNYFEQTDGLIWVVDSSDIRRLNDCKYELDNLLKEERLSGASLLIFANKQDIQGSLSPDEIAKQWIKPDIGELWDVAHIPGNDSLKDLIGWFKTLPLEFTCSIK
- the LOC140976243 gene encoding ADP-ribosylation factor-like protein 2 isoform X1; translation: MGLLSIIRKIKIKRKEKEMRILMVGLDNSGKTTIVLKINGEDTSVISPTLGFNIKTINYQKYTLNIWDVGGQKTIRSYWRNYFEQTDGLIWVVDSSDIRRLNDCKYELDNLLKEERLSGASLLIFANKQDIQGSLSPDEIAKVLNLKQWIKPDIGELWDVAHIPGNDSLKDLIGWFKTLPLEFTCSIK
- the LOC140976243 gene encoding ADP-ribosylation factor-like protein 2 isoform X3, translating into MVKTPVLSVQHLASTLKPSITRSMFLSYTLNIWDVGGQKTIRSYWRNYFEQTDGLIWVVDSSDIRRLNDCKYELDNLLKEERLSGASLLIFANKQDIQGSLSPDEIAKVLNLKQWIKPDIGELWDVAHIPGNDSLKDLIGWFKTLPLEFTCSIK